Proteins encoded together in one uncultured Desulfosarcina sp. window:
- a CDS encoding methyl viologen-reducing hydrogenase: MTVKVASEWLNSCSGCEISIVDMGERLLDVLNLVDFVHMPVIMDHKYFGQTGQGGHVEIPEADVGIISGGIRNEEHLEVAREMRKKCGTIIALGTCATHGGIPALSNSYTNQDLLNRYYSTESTTPAQAFPTDGIPPLLDSAYALDEKIKVDVYLPGCPPHPDQIFGALVALVEGKPPVLRGKSVCDTCPTIREGKGQLKQLRRFLQKPKFTPGEPIDKMRCLLEQGILCMGPVTRAGCGGEGVHPRCISARVPCRGCYGPVRHEGNQRLDMLNALASNGIDIQSLPESTSLLRFSGAHQLLRPQSGR; the protein is encoded by the coding sequence ATGACAGTCAAAGTGGCAAGCGAGTGGCTCAATTCCTGTTCAGGATGCGAAATTTCCATCGTGGACATGGGCGAGCGTCTGCTGGATGTGCTCAACCTGGTGGATTTTGTACACATGCCGGTAATCATGGATCACAAATATTTCGGCCAGACCGGCCAGGGCGGGCATGTGGAGATCCCCGAAGCCGATGTGGGCATCATCAGCGGCGGGATTCGCAATGAAGAGCACCTGGAAGTGGCCCGGGAGATGCGCAAAAAATGCGGAACAATCATCGCCCTGGGCACCTGTGCCACCCATGGCGGCATTCCGGCCCTGTCCAATTCCTACACCAACCAGGACCTGCTGAACCGGTATTACAGCACCGAGTCGACCACGCCGGCACAGGCCTTCCCCACGGACGGCATTCCCCCGCTTCTGGATTCCGCCTATGCCCTGGACGAAAAGATCAAGGTCGATGTTTACCTGCCCGGCTGTCCGCCGCATCCGGACCAGATATTCGGCGCCCTGGTCGCCCTGGTTGAAGGCAAGCCGCCGGTACTGCGGGGGAAAAGCGTTTGCGATACCTGCCCCACCATTCGCGAGGGCAAGGGCCAGTTGAAGCAATTGCGCCGATTTTTGCAGAAGCCCAAGTTTACCCCCGGCGAACCCATCGACAAAATGCGCTGCCTTCTGGAGCAGGGGATCCTGTGCATGGGCCCGGTGACCCGGGCCGGCTGCGGCGGCGAAGGCGTCCACCCGCGCTGCATCTCCGCACGGGTGCCCTGCCGGGGCTGCTACGGCCCGGTGCGCCATGAAGGCAACCAGCGTCTGGACATGCTCAATGCCCTGGCATC